A region of Excalfactoria chinensis isolate bCotChi1 chromosome 22, bCotChi1.hap2, whole genome shotgun sequence DNA encodes the following proteins:
- the LOC140261732 gene encoding uncharacterized protein isoform X2, translated as MALPRDESQFPSQSPSPQPRGRDRCAFLQCLSVTFPYIRGLPGRKPWGAASSSPSSARDVARGLERALHTLPDDELGAPFPDDPLDPNFMPVPGGQPRGPAGESAEENPAYDPEGDAGDVTRGGDPGYPLISRTETLSDGAEVPPVWALPGHPFPPALEPSWNPSSREREEDEAKSGKHSQGSSRLLKQLLKEMKKAERGTDQETEQGSRQEGGYPTLPVPDRGTQAAATTGMPGMNAGESTKAGAHRPGRKRHVPVMVSAVLLPVLVLAVGAVIWLCRNYLVRKREKRAAEEEAPPDSNEEMVPTGDESWERQQDSCPIEQESQQ; from the exons ATGGCACTCCCCAGAGATGAATCCCAGTTTCCAAGCCAGAGCCCCAGTCCACAGCCCAGGGGAAGAGACAGGTGTGCTTTCCTCCAGTGCCTCAGTGTGACCTTCCCGTACATCAGAGGCCTCCCAGGAAGAAAGCCCTGGGGGGCTGCATCTTCTTCCCCGTCATCTGCGAGAGATGTGGCACGTGGCCTGGAGAGAGCACTGCATACGCTGCCAG ATGATGAGCTTGGTGCTCCCTTTCCGGATGATCCTTTGGATCCGAACTTCATGCCTGTGCCTGGGGGACAACCCAGGG GCCCTGCTGGTGAATCAGCAGAAGAGAATCCTGCCTATGATCCCGAGGGCGACGCTGGAG atgtgaCCAGAGGAGGCGATCCAGGTTATCCTCTGATTTCCAGAACGGAGACTCTGTCGGATGGCGCAG AAGTGCCCCCAGTGTGGGCCTTGCCCGGTCATCCGTTTCCTCCTGCGCTGGAGCCCAGCTGGAATCCCAGCA GTCGGGAAAGAGAAGAGGATGAAGCCAAAAGTGGAAAACACTCCCAGGGCTCATCCCGGCTcctgaagcagctgctgaaggaaatgaagaaggcagAGCGTG gaaCGGACCAAGAAACTGAGCAGGGTTCACGGCAGGAAGGCGGATATCCCACTCTGCCGGTCCCGGACAGAGGAACgcaggcagcagcaacaacTGGCATGCCAG GGATGAATGCAGGCGAAAGCACAAAGGCTGGTGCTCACAGACCTGGGCGGAAGCGCCACGTTCCGGTGATGGTCTCAGcggtgctgctgcctgtgctggtgctggccGTTGGTGCTGTGATATGGCTGTGCAGAAACTACCT AGTGCgcaagagggaaaagagagcagcagaagaagAAGCTCCTCCTGATAGCAACGAGGAGATGGTTCCAACTGGAGATGAGAGCTGGGAAAGGCAACAAGACTCTTGCCCAATCGAACAAGAATCTCAGCAATAG
- the LOC140261732 gene encoding uncharacterized protein isoform X1 has protein sequence MALPRDESQFPSQSPSPQPRGRDRCAFLQCLSVTFPYIRGLPGRKPWGAASSSPSSARDVARGLERALHTLPDDELGAPFPDDPLDPNFMPVPGGQPRVLPAGPAGESAEENPAYDPEGDAGDVTRGGDPGYPLISRTETLSDGAEVPPVWALPGHPFPPALEPSWNPSSREREEDEAKSGKHSQGSSRLLKQLLKEMKKAERGTDQETEQGSRQEGGYPTLPVPDRGTQAAATTGMPGMNAGESTKAGAHRPGRKRHVPVMVSAVLLPVLVLAVGAVIWLCRNYLVRKREKRAAEEEAPPDSNEEMVPTGDESWERQQDSCPIEQESQQ, from the exons ATGGCACTCCCCAGAGATGAATCCCAGTTTCCAAGCCAGAGCCCCAGTCCACAGCCCAGGGGAAGAGACAGGTGTGCTTTCCTCCAGTGCCTCAGTGTGACCTTCCCGTACATCAGAGGCCTCCCAGGAAGAAAGCCCTGGGGGGCTGCATCTTCTTCCCCGTCATCTGCGAGAGATGTGGCACGTGGCCTGGAGAGAGCACTGCATACGCTGCCAG ATGATGAGCTTGGTGCTCCCTTTCCGGATGATCCTTTGGATCCGAACTTCATGCCTGTGCCTGGGGGACAACCCAGGG TTCTGCCTGCAGGCCCTGCTGGTGAATCAGCAGAAGAGAATCCTGCCTATGATCCCGAGGGCGACGCTGGAG atgtgaCCAGAGGAGGCGATCCAGGTTATCCTCTGATTTCCAGAACGGAGACTCTGTCGGATGGCGCAG AAGTGCCCCCAGTGTGGGCCTTGCCCGGTCATCCGTTTCCTCCTGCGCTGGAGCCCAGCTGGAATCCCAGCA GTCGGGAAAGAGAAGAGGATGAAGCCAAAAGTGGAAAACACTCCCAGGGCTCATCCCGGCTcctgaagcagctgctgaaggaaatgaagaaggcagAGCGTG gaaCGGACCAAGAAACTGAGCAGGGTTCACGGCAGGAAGGCGGATATCCCACTCTGCCGGTCCCGGACAGAGGAACgcaggcagcagcaacaacTGGCATGCCAG GGATGAATGCAGGCGAAAGCACAAAGGCTGGTGCTCACAGACCTGGGCGGAAGCGCCACGTTCCGGTGATGGTCTCAGcggtgctgctgcctgtgctggtgctggccGTTGGTGCTGTGATATGGCTGTGCAGAAACTACCT AGTGCgcaagagggaaaagagagcagcagaagaagAAGCTCCTCCTGATAGCAACGAGGAGATGGTTCCAACTGGAGATGAGAGCTGGGAAAGGCAACAAGACTCTTGCCCAATCGAACAAGAATCTCAGCAATAG
- the LOC140261732 gene encoding uncharacterized protein isoform X3 — translation MALPRDESQFPSQSPSPQPRGRDRCAFLQCLSVTFPYIRGLPGRKPWGAASSSPSSARDVARGLERALHTLPDDELGAPFPDDPLDPNFMPVPGGQPRDVTRGGDPGYPLISRTETLSDGAEVPPVWALPGHPFPPALEPSWNPSSREREEDEAKSGKHSQGSSRLLKQLLKEMKKAERGTDQETEQGSRQEGGYPTLPVPDRGTQAAATTGMPGMNAGESTKAGAHRPGRKRHVPVMVSAVLLPVLVLAVGAVIWLCRNYLVRKREKRAAEEEAPPDSNEEMVPTGDESWERQQDSCPIEQESQQ, via the exons ATGGCACTCCCCAGAGATGAATCCCAGTTTCCAAGCCAGAGCCCCAGTCCACAGCCCAGGGGAAGAGACAGGTGTGCTTTCCTCCAGTGCCTCAGTGTGACCTTCCCGTACATCAGAGGCCTCCCAGGAAGAAAGCCCTGGGGGGCTGCATCTTCTTCCCCGTCATCTGCGAGAGATGTGGCACGTGGCCTGGAGAGAGCACTGCATACGCTGCCAG ATGATGAGCTTGGTGCTCCCTTTCCGGATGATCCTTTGGATCCGAACTTCATGCCTGTGCCTGGGGGACAACCCAGGG atgtgaCCAGAGGAGGCGATCCAGGTTATCCTCTGATTTCCAGAACGGAGACTCTGTCGGATGGCGCAG AAGTGCCCCCAGTGTGGGCCTTGCCCGGTCATCCGTTTCCTCCTGCGCTGGAGCCCAGCTGGAATCCCAGCA GTCGGGAAAGAGAAGAGGATGAAGCCAAAAGTGGAAAACACTCCCAGGGCTCATCCCGGCTcctgaagcagctgctgaaggaaatgaagaaggcagAGCGTG gaaCGGACCAAGAAACTGAGCAGGGTTCACGGCAGGAAGGCGGATATCCCACTCTGCCGGTCCCGGACAGAGGAACgcaggcagcagcaacaacTGGCATGCCAG GGATGAATGCAGGCGAAAGCACAAAGGCTGGTGCTCACAGACCTGGGCGGAAGCGCCACGTTCCGGTGATGGTCTCAGcggtgctgctgcctgtgctggtgctggccGTTGGTGCTGTGATATGGCTGTGCAGAAACTACCT AGTGCgcaagagggaaaagagagcagcagaagaagAAGCTCCTCCTGATAGCAACGAGGAGATGGTTCCAACTGGAGATGAGAGCTGGGAAAGGCAACAAGACTCTTGCCCAATCGAACAAGAATCTCAGCAATAG